The sequence below is a genomic window from Cicer arietinum cultivar CDC Frontier isolate Library 1 chromosome 6, Cicar.CDCFrontier_v2.0, whole genome shotgun sequence.
tttaacATTTCAAATTAGTATACTTACAACCTAAaattgtggttttttttttttattcaaacaaGTATTCTTAGTTAGCaagactttatatatatatatacatatatattaaatgatataattttataacGTGAGTATGAGAGAaatggattttaatttttaattaaatcataaataattataattaaaattaaaagttatttaatgtttttaaataattatatggtATTTTTAACCATAATCGTTTAtgtagttgtatgattaattatcatattaaaattattcttaCTTGAGAAATGTATATCCCAAAATAATGTTGATTttcactttttaaattttttatcgaagTAGCTAAACAAGTAAACGAAATTTGCGTAGCAAATATTGTTTTCAAATATGGAATCTAAAGTTGGTAGTGGATgcactataattttattttgataaatgatGCACTATAAATTGTTTGCTAGGTGACTTGGTTCAGCAAAACATGATGAAGGacaaacatatttattgttTACTTGACTCGTATCTTACACGATCGTTTTTGTCTAAACCAAAGAATCCGCAATATATATAGTATtgctttatattttattaataatattacttttaaatttttgctTATGTTATATTGAACTAACTATGAGCTAGTTGGATGTTATGAATATTAAACTTCATCTAAGTTtgattaagaaaattatattcagtccaaaattaaatataattaattactaaaaaaaacttttaagaaCTAAACTTATATATGTACAAGAATGTCTAATATAACTCTAGTCCAAATAGTAAGGATTTATCTCTATATCATTTTTTGAAAGATCTATATTAGACACACACCATATGtacaattaaattcaataaatttacAATCACAACATAAATTAACTACTAAAGAATTAAGTCAATGACATTCattaaatatctaaaaataaatcgatttcaattttatcattatttaacaataaaattatagatctattttattttaattttttgtctcTTTAAACTTTAACTAGACAGTGATAGCTAAACGCACATTTTTTTAGggttaaatatgtattttaagcAACAATAGACAAATTACtctatttttctatatatatatatatatatatatatatatatatataaaataatagaaaaatttatcttattaaataattaactaattaatataataaagtagAATGTGCTAGGAAAGGGTAATAAGGACTTACTCCCAAGGGACATCTCCAACCAGCATCCAGTCACcatctttgtcttcataaatTGGAACGTGTTCACAATTGTCCCCATCCTTCAATGCCTCTTCTGCcaacaaattttaattagtgaacaaatattatttttcaataatgtaaaaaaaaatcataataattttcaacactcgtattaattaatttttgccTTTTGTTGGCTTGTTCCCATCTTTTTTATAAAGGGGTTTGATTATAATCAAGTGTTTAGGATTAATTAATCTTTATGTAGCATAAATCTTGTGCTTAATTATTTGTCatacaataaaattatagatctattttattttaattttttgtctcTTTAAACTTTAACTAGACAGTGATAGCTAAACGCACATTTTTTTAGggttaaatatgtattttaagcAACAATAGACAAATTACtctatttttctatatatatatatatatatatatatatatatatataaaataatagaaaaatttatcttattaaataattaactaattaatataataaagtagAATGTGCTAGGAAAGGGTAATAAGGACTTACTCCCAAGGGACATCTCCAACCAGCATCCAGTCACcatctttgtcttcataaatTGGAACGTGTTCACAATTGTCCCCATCCTTCAATGCCTCTTCTGCcaacaaattttaattagtgaacaaatattatttttcaataatgtaaaaaaaaatcataataattttcaacactcgtattaattaatttttgccTTTTGTTGGCTTGTTCCCATCTTTTTTATAAAGGGGTTTGATTATAATCAAGTGTTTAGGATTAATTAATCTTTATGTAGCATAAATCTTGTGCTTAATTATTTGTCATTAAGAGGCAGTGATCAACTTTATACGTACAATAGCTGCACGCCATCACATAATAAGGAGAAtgtctaattattattttacattcTACTTTGGTCTCCCACTGTATACTCTTTTCAAGGaccttttataaatattaaagattattcataatcctTATGTTGCTCTATATAATATATCTATTCATTTACTTTTTatcttcaataaattttttagcttttaaaaagatatttctataaaaaattaacttgcTATAGACTAAGCTAGCCCCTATGCAGCCAATTAAACCTAGCTATGTCATGCACGTACGTCTTGTTTACTATCTAAGGTCAAGGTTGAACGTTGGAAACTATTAAAGCATCAtactagttttttttaaaattgtgaagggaaaaattattattaataattattaattaaagtgacacTGATGACTATTTTACAACTGTttgatgtaaaatttgaattatatttcttaattaCAATGCAAATTTTTTACAACTAAACTAACATTTTATGGACAACTTATTAGTTTGTTTTGTATGTTTAGATTACAATGGAAGTACTGAAAACATTTTATGATGGAATGTGGAGGGAAGTTTTTGAATTCATTTTCTTCTGCGTAAATTAAAGCATATGCAAATACAAACTAATATTATATTCAAactagtaaaatttaaaataaaaataacattggcaaccacaaatgtcaaaattttcTATCTACTAACTTGCAACTGTAATTGTAGTTGTATTTTAAtagtaatttttgaaatatcaaaaaacacaaattgaCTTAGATTGAAAATTAGCCTTGCATACTAGAAATTAAAAGGACTAGAAAAATGAGCACAACATAtagaatttgatgttatatattttttgcttAATTGAATTATACCCTATATTTGCATGTAATATTCTAAATCATGCATATTTACCCTATAGctaacataaaaaaatcatgCCACAAATAATAAGAAAGGTTAATTTGAATATAGAACAATAGAAGAAGAAACAAATAAACATGAAAAATGTAACACTCACCAATTCCACAACAATCAAAGAGCTTCTCTAAAGCCAAAGCTAACTCCAAGTATCCCTTATGCATACCAAGATCAATCTTACGCAAGAAAGGAGCTCCATCCATACTAACCTTCATGTACATTTTTGAACCTTCATTCATAGTATTCTTCTTTCGATACGAACACACCGGAGGCCACCCTACTACTTGATTCTTCTTATCGATTTTCCGATCACCCGAACATTCATTTTCATCTCCTTCACCGTTGATTTCGGAAAACATCCTCTTCTTCTCATTCTTCACTACGCTTGGCGGCTCGCCGCCCGGCAAACCCAACCTTAGCTCGGTTATTTCAAATCCAAGACCTTCTCTTGCCATTTTAATTTGGAATATATTTTATGAAggatcaatatttttttaaacatggAAGAAAATAAGGGTTTAGCTATggtatatatataacattaaacaTGAATGGAAAAGGACTTAGTGGGAGCAATGACAGCTAGGTCAAGTAAGAGGAAATGGTCGGTCACATGAGAAACAATTGTGGGGACAAAAGTTGTCTCCTCCTAAAACCCCCAACAAAAGCCAGCACCATAATAAGTTAGATATGGGACACATCCAACGATTTATGCTTCTTTGTGATTTTTTTAGATTTGATCATGGCCGTTTGATTAGATGACATAGAAACATGCCATGTGATTTGCTTGATTGAGGGGCTCTTTGCAATAAATTATACCAAGGGAGAGGGTTACATATAGAAAGTTCTTAAATGTTGATTTATGTAATACAATCTCAtgtgtttgtttttattaatgttagttactttttttcttcttattttatgaataattCATTTAGCTAGTTTCTTTGAAAACTTTATTGACCTATACTTAAGATTTATACATGAggaatatttttgtatataagtATATACACAAAGAGAGGAGTATTAACGTAACCaactcaaataataataataattataaagacATTAGTATTTTGAGGAGTAGATTCGAACACTCTTGacacttttctttttctatatttaatgTGCTTAGTTTCACTGCatgcttcttttttttttttttttctaagagTATATACCACCATTTTGAATCTCGAAATTTTAAACTTCTATCAATTTGAGAATTAGGActtcaaatttacaaaatatcaaattgttgtTTCTAATTACTCTTTAAAGTCGGACAAAATGTTCCTTTCGACAACTATTTTAGGGAGTTTTTTTTCCTACGGGTTAAAAAGTTCAATGAGTATTATGTGTGACTTTAAACAATTTAAAGAAGTAATTGGTATTTCGTTAATTTGAGATCTCAAATTAATCGACACTTACAATTTCATGATCCAAAACaatgatttactaaaaaaaacaaaaacaatataaatatataaaaaaaggaaatagattgaataataaatttcaaaagaaatagcttattttatcaaattatttatgagGAACCAAGTAATTCGATTCAACTAGCCAAAgaactttaatttaataattctaATTGATCAAGAGTTCAAAATTTGAATTCTAACTCAAAAAATTATTGGTACCTTCCTTACCTCCTATCAAACTCCAATTCATCAAGTCTCATTTTCCCAAAGAATCATAAAGTAAAGTATGGTCACAATGTATATATGTGTGTTTGACATGAATATTTGATAATGTATATGGGCATGCATGATGTTGATGATGGTGCAAGGGAGCAAAAGGACTGAAATGAAATTAATGGGCAAGTAGCTAGGTGGGACCCACAGAAAATTCCGTGTGAGCTGTGAATGATAGCATGAAATCAAAGAATTTGAGTCAAAGTAGACAATCCTTAGGAACAAGAAACACTATGGGGACTCATTAAAACTTACAAACCATAAATCCCAACTACCACTACATGTGCAACTATACAAGATATATAGAATCTCTCTTAATCGTAAACATTAAGAAACATATACATTGAAGATAATATACCTTCACATATAAATACCAACaatatttattaactaattagGTGATGATTTAGTTGGTTTACTTGATTAGAGAATCTTTAAAACTCTAAAAATAAGCTATAGTATTAGTTTGAGAATAATTGATAGGGATTACTTGATTAGATTGACTAAGTTTTAGTTCTAATATATGTGGAATATTTTTATCTCACTTATGTACATAAATGGTCAAATAGAGAATACAATTCAATGAAGCAATAAAAAttggcagaaaaataaaatatcatatacaCCCTAATTTTAGcaatgaaatttttgaaaaaaaaaaactacgggacctaaattagtaaaaaattcactataataaataatgagTATAACATAGTCATCTTAATAACATCAGAGAACATAAATCAACAAATAGTCATCACACAAAGTTGGAAACCAAACAATAACAAATAACCTCCCCAAAGAGAAGGTAAAACTAACAACTGTATATAAAAAGAACCAACTCAACATTAGGAATAACATATTGAAGTTATGGACACCACTAAACAAGGTTACTACCCACCCATCTACCACAAGAACTAAGTTTTTCTCGCCAAttacatttttgtttatttccTCTCTCGTGAGCTTCTTCTTCTTAGGACTACATTGCTATaatgctttttctctcttgttaCATCATCTTGTGTTACACCATTAACTTGCTAACATCATGGGCCAAACCCATACTTTTTATTAgttccttttttcttttctgtatTCAAATTGGTGTGAGTTTCAATTTAGGAGTGATCACCCAACAAATTTCTCTCTCACAACTCAAGTGGGAAGATATTACTTAACCATGTTCGTCTTCTTTTTACAGCAGATCATCTTCAACATAGGTAAGGTTTTTGCCATCATATCTtaaccattctcatcagtataaatttttttcaattgaaaatgACTTGAAAAGTTGAATTTTTACTAAGCAGGGTCACAATCTTATTGTcatataataacataaatttctCTTACTTGAAACCTAACTTTTTTAGAAATTTCTCCATCCACAGAAGGTTTTTTATAAGCTTTATTtactgcaatatattcagcttcagtggTAGATAAAGAAATTCACTTTTCTAACCTTGATTTCCAAGACACAACTCCCTATGCAAAAGTAACCAAATAACAAAAAGTatattttctagaatcaagatcacctacTATATATGCATCTATATAGCCATCTAACACAAGTTGATCACTCCCATAACATAAACATATTTTGGAAGTGCCTCTAATATATATAAGAATCTACTTCACTACTTGTCAATGATCTTTGTCATGATTAGATAGAAATCGACTAACAACGTCAATGGCAAGAGCAATATTTGGCCATATGCATTTCataacatacatcaaactaccaactatAGATGAATATGGGACCTTCTTCATTTCTTCGTTGTCTTTCTCATTTTTAGGATATTGTTTAGAACTCAATTTAAAATGtctagcaagtggagtactagcAAGTTTACAATTGCTCATACTAAACTTCTTTAACACCATCTACATGTAATTGTGTTGCGACAACCACAATTTACCATTCTTTTTCTCATGAGAAATTCTTATGCCAAGGATTTGTTTTAGATGACCCAAGTCTGTCATTGCAAAAGTTATTCTCAATTCTTTTTTtagagattgaatcttcttagtttCATGACAAACAATCAACATGTGATTTGcatataaaaagataataataaaatcaccaTCAGAGAACATCTTAAGAAAGATACAATAGTTagaagtagttttaccataCTGATATTTGTCCATAAagaaatcaaatttcttgtaccattatCGCAGTGCTTGTTTGAGCTCATACAAACTTTTCTTAAGTTTGCACCCAAACTTCTCTATacctttacctttgacttccaATTACTCGGGTTGTTCCATATAAATCTCTTCCTTCAAATTGTAATGAAGGAATGTCGTCTTCACAACAAGTTGTTCAACCTCAAGGTTCAAACTAGTTGttaacccaagcacaactcggatTGACGACATATTCACCATAGATGAGAAAATTTCTTCAAAGTTAATGCATTTTCTCTTGTTATatcctttcacaaccaatcttgcacTCTATCTTTGTTGAGAGCTATTTTCTtctgttttaattttgtatacCCATTTTTTCTTGAGTAATTTTTTGCCCTTGGGCAACTTCACCAACTCAAATGTAttattctcatgcaaggaattatTTTCTCTTACACGGCCTTCAACCAATTTTccttatcaacatttgtaatggCCTTTTGGAAATGTTATGGCTCTCCACTATCAATGATCATCTCATACTCATGTGGGAATATATTTGGGATGGTTGATGTCATCTAGTAGACTTTATTCTCAACTAAGGCTCGATCGATATCTTAGGTGGAACGTGCTTATTTGACTCATTACGGTGAGGTACATTGTCATTAGTAACATTTTCATCATCTACCTATTTATCTCCCTTATCACCAAAAGTAGCAGCATGGGGCTTAGACTTaacatcaatgtaacttctaGATTTTGATTTATCTTTTCATCCTTATCAAAGTTTCAATAGTcaagtcttcaagaaatatcatttctccacttttaataattttcttgtcatcTAGATTCCATAGTCTATAAACAAACTTTTCAGCACAATAACTTGTGAAGacatattttttagatttgttatCAAGCTTAGAAATTGTTAGAACGATGATGGTTTAAAGAACAATTAATTaccttgttttgatgataacaaaagatattttttgagAATAATGTAATGCACTAATGTCTTAATTGAGTGTGCAAAAAATAAGCTAGAGGAAACATCCATGATCAGATGAAGCATCTCGGATCAGAGAAAGCATGTCTCATATCAAAAATTGTTAGAACAAGGATGAAAATAAGTTAGAAGAAAGCCCATAATCAGAGAAAACATTCAGGACAAGAGAAAGCATCTTGGATCAAATGAAGCACGTCCACTAGAGGATACCACTAGAAGATATCACAAGAGGATACCACTAAAGGATATCACCATATGATATCACCAGAAAAAGTGATCAGAGGAAGTGACCAAAGGAAAGTAAATAATTAGAAGCAAACAGATCAAAGGAAATGAACCAACACACGGTTGTGGTTGTGTGGTGTTGCGCATCAGAGGAAGCAAACGAATTGAGAGGAAATAGAATCAAAGGATGAATCAAAGGAAAGGAACAACACATGCCCTTTTATGTCTCCGAAGGAGATGCACTATAAGTATCTAAGTCTAAAGATATGACTCTGATTATTAGACCTTGCCTCTAACAAGAATAAGTGTTTAACTCTAGCGAAAGTCAATGATAAAGGTGCAAACACAAGAAAAggggttgaattgtatttgactaagttgataactttttcattatttgatgaAACTCGTTTAGACatgatgatttacttggagtagaagtaATAACAAAATTAAGGAGTGTaggaataaagtgacacaagtatATTATCCTTGTTCACCACTAATAGGGCTACATCTAACACCACTATCGGGTTTGAATACAAAgatttggaacttgagtagttgtttctaacaagttgattataacaataactatcacactctaaaaaaacacttaaaaaaaatttatcattcgaacaagtgtttctctctttgaactctaagatgaatttggaattttcaGATTAAGTTCttatattcttttcaaattttttgatgatcttctttttcagccttgagtatctatttatagataaaattaaggcttcaatttagtccttgtttaattttgaattgtatcttcattcctagttTGGTCAATCATgatcttatttaaaataattcttaacaagatgtttttttgataatatgttctttagccaattctttatttctaagTCCAATATGAGCAGttcttctatatatattatgttcatattttgttcatattgagtttgtaaattcttcagattgatagtgttcgtattttgttaagattgagtttt
It includes:
- the LOC101489008 gene encoding auxin-induced protein IAA6 isoform X2, with the translated sequence MAREGLGFEITELRLGLPGGEPPSVVKNEKKRMFSEINGEGDENECSGDRKIDKKNQVVGWPPVCSYRKKNTMNEGSKMYMKVSMDGAPFLRKIDLGMHKGYLELALALEKLFDCCGIEALKDGDNCEHVPIYEDKDGDWMLVGDVPWEMFVESCKRLRIMKRSDAKGFGLQQKRIHVEAMAK
- the LOC101489008 gene encoding auxin-induced protein IAA6 isoform X1 → MAREGLGFEITELRLGLPGGEPPSVVKNEKKRMFSEINGEGDENECSGDRKIDKKNQVVGWPPVCSYRKKNTMNEGSKMYMKVSMDGAPFLRKIDLGMHKGYLELALALEKLFDCCGIEEALKDGDNCEHVPIYEDKDGDWMLVGDVPWE